In uncultured Campylobacter sp., the following are encoded in one genomic region:
- a CDS encoding MGMT family protein: MWEILLKIPYGRTTTYGQIAREIAAARGLAKIPTQAVGGAVGHNEISIIIPCHRVVGTHGSLTGYAGGIDRKIKLLQPGGVDMRELFTPPNSTAP, encoded by the coding sequence GTGTGGGAAATTTTGCTTAAAATTCCTTACGGACGGACCACGACCTACGGGCAGATCGCGCGCGAAATCGCCGCAGCACGCGGGCTAGCGAAGATACCCACGCAAGCCGTGGGCGGCGCCGTAGGGCACAACGAAATCTCGATCATCATCCCCTGCCACCGCGTCGTAGGCACGCACGGCAGCCTCACGGGCTACGCAGGCGGTATCGATAGGAAAATAAAGCTGCTGCAGCCAGGGGGCGTCGATATGCGAGAGCTTTTCACGCCCCCAAATAGCACCGCGCCGTAA
- a CDS encoding MGMT family protein — protein sequence MASYGQIARLIGLPAHSRLVGRVLSQAELYGDYPCHRALYHAGALAASFAAQRELLEAEGVEFRGERARMKKHRWEC from the coding sequence GTGGCATCATACGGACAGATCGCGCGCCTGATCGGGCTGCCCGCTCACTCACGGCTCGTGGGGCGCGTGCTCTCGCAAGCAGAGCTCTACGGCGACTACCCGTGCCACCGCGCCCTTTATCACGCAGGCGCCTTGGCGGCGAGCTTTGCGGCTCAGCGTGAACTGCTAGAGGCCGAAGGCGTGGAATTTAGAGGCGAGCGCGCCCGTATGAAAAAGCACCGCTGGGAGTGCTAA
- the pepE gene encoding dipeptidase PepE, with translation MQNQRRDLLKVAALAAGAAMLSTSELAASEKAFKLSKRDHSKQRALLLSSSGYKDTKYLSHAVAWIGKFAQENNLAGKKIVFIPYASLRRSYDEYEKRVKEALASLNLNIVGVHHAKNAAKEVASADCIFVGGGNTFKLVHDMYENELIALISKMVEDGTPYIGWSAGSNVAGATMMTTNDMPIIEPESFNTFNIFPYQINPHFISGKPAGHNGESREERLEEFLIANQKSTVYAMPEGTAFWLEGEKATVLGPAAVLKMNYKQKVKLIEPGSSFKY, from the coding sequence ATGCAAAATCAAAGACGAGACCTACTAAAGGTAGCCGCTTTGGCGGCGGGCGCTGCGATGCTCAGCACGAGCGAACTAGCTGCGAGCGAAAAGGCATTTAAGCTCTCTAAGCGCGATCATAGCAAGCAAAGAGCGCTACTGCTCTCAAGCTCGGGCTACAAGGACACGAAGTATCTATCGCACGCGGTGGCGTGGATCGGTAAATTTGCGCAGGAAAACAATCTCGCGGGCAAAAAGATCGTTTTCATCCCTTACGCGAGCCTACGCAGAAGCTACGACGAATATGAAAAGCGCGTCAAAGAGGCGCTTGCGAGCTTAAACTTAAACATCGTCGGCGTCCATCACGCTAAAAACGCCGCGAAGGAAGTCGCGAGCGCGGATTGCATATTCGTAGGCGGCGGCAACACCTTCAAGCTCGTGCACGATATGTATGAAAACGAGCTCATCGCTCTGATTAGCAAAATGGTCGAGGACGGCACGCCGTATATCGGCTGGAGCGCGGGCTCGAATGTCGCGGGCGCTACGATGATGACGACGAACGATATGCCGATCATCGAGCCTGAGTCGTTTAATACCTTCAATATTTTCCCGTACCAGATCAATCCGCACTTCATCTCGGGCAAGCCTGCGGGGCACAACGGCGAGAGCAGAGAGGAGAGGCTGGAGGAATTTTTGATCGCCAATCAAAAATCGACCGTTTATGCGATGCCGGAGGGTACGGCGTTTTGGCTTGAAGGCGAGAAGGCGACCGTGCTTGGACCTGCTGCGGTACTAAAGATGAATTATAAACAAAAGGTTAAGTTGATCGAGCCGGGCAGCTCGTTTAAGTATTGA
- a CDS encoding DUF4272 domain-containing protein: MAFSDFFKKGGKNIANAAKIGKTAQERKDISIEILKSQGVPYIDHLPLRYETDEVTPREKDEVIARAICSYAAIMCACSIRDEGKLADEGKQGAQGFLTNRYGCIDKLTRMERRVTQGEASRDEAINMGWKYESLWALMWAMGLVEELRFPSEICDCAFAMDTFSGGDFSARVKLRDTDEILQALDLIYRYHWACVNARVHGSDCARLDEEVVMERRGGLEWLCCNGAENDNLTDEYNAWDYPDLNT; the protein is encoded by the coding sequence ATGGCGTTTTCAGATTTTTTCAAAAAAGGCGGCAAAAATATCGCAAACGCCGCAAAGATCGGCAAGACCGCTCAGGAGCGCAAGGATATAAGCATCGAAATTTTAAAATCCCAAGGCGTGCCGTATATCGATCATCTGCCGCTGCGGTACGAGACGGACGAGGTCACCCCGCGCGAAAAGGACGAAGTCATCGCTCGCGCGATCTGCTCGTACGCGGCGATAATGTGCGCCTGCTCGATCAGAGACGAGGGCAAGCTCGCGGATGAGGGTAAGCAGGGCGCGCAGGGCTTTCTTACGAACCGCTACGGCTGCATAGACAAGCTCACGCGCATGGAGCGCCGCGTCACGCAGGGCGAGGCAAGTCGCGACGAGGCCATAAATATGGGCTGGAAATACGAGTCGCTGTGGGCGCTGATGTGGGCCATGGGGCTCGTGGAGGAGCTAAGATTTCCGAGCGAAATCTGCGACTGCGCCTTTGCGATGGACACCTTTAGCGGCGGCGATTTTTCGGCGCGCGTAAAGCTACGAGATACGGATGAAATCCTGCAGGCGCTTGACCTCATCTACCGCTACCACTGGGCGTGCGTCAATGCCCGCGTGCATGGCTCAGACTGCGCGAGACTCGACGAAGAGGTCGTGATGGAGAGACGCGGCGGGCTAGAGTGGCTGTGCTGCAATGGAGCGGAAAATGATAATCTGACGGATGAATATAATGCATGGGATTATCCGGACTTGAATACCTAG
- the tpx gene encoding thiol peroxidase, with protein MQQTKLQGVSVGFSGNELKLGDKAPELSLVAADLSEVKVGGGTGKAQAIIAVPSLDTDVCATETRKFNERAASIKNTEVFVISMDLPFAAGRFCSTEGIKNLRALSDFRDKEFARAYGVLVADGALAGLTCRAVFVVDTAGKIAYKQITDDIVDEPDYDAALNAAAFASGSVATQS; from the coding sequence ATACAACAAACCAAATTACAAGGCGTAAGCGTCGGCTTTTCGGGTAACGAGCTTAAGCTGGGAGATAAGGCGCCCGAGCTCAGCCTAGTCGCGGCCGATCTTAGCGAGGTCAAAGTCGGCGGCGGCACGGGTAAGGCGCAGGCTATTATCGCCGTGCCGTCCCTGGATACGGACGTGTGCGCGACCGAGACGCGCAAATTTAACGAGCGCGCCGCGAGTATAAAAAATACCGAGGTTTTCGTGATCTCGATGGATCTGCCGTTTGCCGCGGGCAGGTTCTGCTCGACCGAGGGGATCAAAAATTTACGCGCCCTAAGCGACTTTCGCGATAAGGAGTTTGCGCGCGCATACGGCGTGCTGGTCGCGGACGGCGCGCTTGCGGGGCTAACGTGCCGCGCGGTTTTCGTCGTGGACACCGCAGGCAAGATCGCCTACAAGCAGATCACGGACGACATAGTAGATGAACCCGATTACGACGCGGCGCTCAATGCAGCGGCGTTTGCGAGCGGAAGCGTTGCGACGCAGAGCTGA
- the fusA gene encoding elongation factor G gives MARKTPLHMVRNIGIAAHIDAGKTTTSERILFFTGMSHKIGEVHEGAATMDWMEQERERGITITSAATTCFWNNHQINLIDTPGHVDFTIEVERSMRVLDGAVAVFCSVGGVQPQSETVWRQANKYHVPRIIFVNKMDRVGANFYNVEQQVKDRLKAHPVPIQIPIGAEDDFKGVIDLVTMKALVWDDSKGPSAPEIVEIPAELREKAQEYRDKMIEAVAETDEALMEKYFNGEELSVEEIKKGIKKGCLSLSFFPMLCGTAFKNKGVQPLLDAVVDYLPAPDEVPAIKGQYEDGSEVHVSSTDEGEFAGLGFKIMTDPFVGQLTFVRVYRGVLESGSYVVNTGKGKKERIGRLLRMHSNKREEIKELYAGEIGAVVGLKDTLTGDTLASEKDKVILERMEFPDPVISVAVEPKTKADQEKMGIALQKLAQEDPSFRVATDEESGQTIISGMGELHLEIIVDRMLREFKVEAEVGQPQVAYRETIRKTVEQEYKYAKQSGGRGQYGHVFLRLEPLEPGTGYEFVNDIKGGAIPKEYIPAVDKGCQEAMQNGVLAGYPVEDVRVTVYDGSYHEVDSSEMAFKLAASMGFKEGARKAGAVILEPMMKVEVETPEEYMGDVIGDLNKRRGQVNNMSERGGNKIIDAFCPLSEMFGYSTDLRSQTQGRATYSMEFDHYDEVPKNVGEEIIKKRNG, from the coding sequence ATGGCAAGAAAAACCCCTTTGCATATGGTTAGAAACATCGGTATTGCCGCCCACATTGATGCCGGAAAGACCACTACAAGCGAAAGAATTCTATTTTTTACCGGTATGAGTCATAAGATTGGTGAGGTTCACGAGGGCGCCGCTACTATGGACTGGATGGAGCAAGAGCGCGAGCGCGGCATCACGATCACATCTGCGGCAACTACCTGCTTTTGGAATAATCATCAGATAAATTTGATCGACACCCCGGGCCACGTTGACTTTACTATCGAAGTCGAGCGCTCGATGCGCGTTTTAGATGGTGCGGTAGCAGTATTTTGCTCTGTAGGCGGCGTTCAGCCTCAAAGCGAGACCGTTTGGCGTCAAGCGAATAAATACCATGTTCCACGCATCATTTTCGTAAATAAAATGGACCGCGTCGGCGCAAATTTTTATAATGTCGAACAGCAGGTAAAAGATAGGCTCAAAGCTCATCCTGTTCCGATTCAAATTCCGATTGGCGCAGAGGATGATTTCAAGGGTGTTATAGATTTGGTTACTATGAAGGCGCTCGTTTGGGATGATAGCAAGGGTCCTTCTGCTCCCGAGATCGTTGAAATTCCTGCCGAGTTACGAGAAAAAGCGCAAGAGTACCGCGACAAGATGATTGAGGCGGTAGCAGAGACTGATGAAGCTTTGATGGAGAAGTATTTTAACGGTGAAGAGCTAAGCGTAGAAGAGATTAAAAAGGGCATCAAGAAAGGCTGCTTAAGCCTAAGCTTTTTTCCTATGCTATGCGGTACCGCGTTTAAAAATAAGGGCGTGCAGCCTTTGTTAGATGCAGTCGTAGATTATCTGCCTGCGCCGGATGAAGTGCCTGCGATTAAGGGTCAGTATGAGGACGGCAGCGAGGTTCACGTAAGCTCTACTGACGAGGGCGAGTTTGCGGGTCTTGGATTTAAGATTATGACCGATCCTTTTGTAGGTCAGCTTACATTCGTGCGCGTATATCGCGGCGTTTTGGAAAGCGGTAGCTACGTCGTAAATACCGGCAAGGGTAAAAAAGAGCGCATCGGCCGCTTGCTAAGAATGCACTCTAATAAACGCGAAGAGATCAAAGAGCTATATGCGGGCGAGATCGGCGCCGTTGTGGGTCTTAAAGACACTCTTACGGGCGATACTCTAGCTAGCGAAAAAGATAAAGTAATTTTAGAGCGTATGGAATTTCCTGATCCCGTTATCAGCGTAGCAGTGGAGCCTAAAACCAAAGCCGATCAAGAAAAAATGGGTATCGCACTTCAAAAATTGGCACAAGAAGATCCGAGCTTCAGGGTTGCGACCGACGAAGAGAGCGGACAGACGATCATTTCGGGAATGGGCGAGCTACACCTCGAGATCATCGTAGATAGAATGCTTAGAGAATTTAAAGTCGAGGCCGAGGTCGGACAGCCGCAGGTCGCATATCGCGAGACTATCCGTAAAACAGTCGAGCAAGAGTACAAATACGCCAAACAATCGGGTGGTCGCGGTCAATACGGTCACGTATTTTTGCGCCTAGAGCCTTTGGAGCCTGGCACCGGATATGAGTTCGTAAACGATATTAAAGGCGGCGCTATTCCGAAAGAATACATCCCTGCGGTAGATAAGGGCTGCCAAGAGGCGATGCAAAACGGCGTTTTGGCGGGATATCCGGTCGAGGATGTGCGAGTGACGGTCTATGACGGAAGCTACCACGAAGTCGATAGCTCCGAAATGGCGTTTAAGCTTGCCGCTTCTATGGGCTTTAAAGAGGGCGCTAGAAAAGCGGGCGCCGTAATCTTGGAGCCTATGATGAAGGTTGAAGTGGAGACCCCGGAGGAGTATATGGGCGACGTCATCGGCGATCTAAACAAACGCCGCGGACAGGTCAATAATATGAGCGAGCGCGGTGGCAACAAGATCATCGACGCGTTTTGCCCGCTTTCGGAGATGTTCGGTTACTCGACCGATCTGCGCTCTCAGACGCAGGGTCGCGCGACCTATTCGATGGAATTTGATCACTACGACGAGGTTCCTAAAAACGTCGGCGAAGAGATCATCAAAAAGCGCAACGGCTAA
- the rpsG gene encoding 30S ribosomal protein S7: protein MRRRKAPVREVMPDPIYDSKVITKFINSLMFDGKKSVATEIMYGALNFIDNKGGEKKGIEVFNDAIDNVKPLMEVKSRRVGGATYQVPIEVRPARQQALAIRWIISFARKRSERTMIERLAYELMDAANSKGSSFKKKEDTYKMAEANKAFAHYRW from the coding sequence ATGAGAAGAAGAAAAGCTCCCGTTAGGGAAGTTATGCCTGATCCGATTTATGACAGCAAAGTAATCACAAAATTTATTAATTCGCTTATGTTCGACGGCAAAAAGAGCGTCGCTACCGAGATCATGTACGGCGCCTTAAATTTCATCGACAATAAAGGCGGAGAGAAGAAAGGTATCGAGGTTTTCAACGATGCCATCGATAACGTTAAGCCTTTGATGGAGGTAAAATCTCGTCGTGTAGGCGGCGCTACATACCAGGTTCCGATAGAGGTTAGGCCGGCTCGCCAGCAGGCTTTGGCTATCCGCTGGATCATATCTTTTGCGAGAAAAAGAAGCGAGCGCACGATGATAGAGCGCCTGGCTTACGAGCTTATGGACGCCGCAAATTCTAAAGGTTCTTCGTTTAAGAAGAAAGAAGATACCTACAAGATGGCGGAAGCCAACAAAGCTTTCGCGCATTATCGTTGGTAG
- the rpsL gene encoding 30S ribosomal protein S12 — MPTINQLVRKERKKLTEKSKSPALKNCPQRRGVCTKVYTTTPKKPNSALRKVAKVRLTSGFEVISYIGGEGHNLQEHSIVLVRGGRVKDLPGVKYHIVRGALDTAGVAKRTVARSKYGAKRPKK; from the coding sequence GTGCCAACCATAAATCAATTGGTCAGAAAAGAGCGCAAGAAGCTTACCGAGAAATCGAAGTCTCCGGCGCTAAAGAATTGCCCTCAACGAAGAGGAGTTTGTACTAAGGTCTACACCACGACCCCTAAAAAGCCAAACTCAGCGCTTCGTAAAGTTGCCAAAGTAAGGCTTACTAGCGGATTTGAAGTCATCAGCTATATCGGCGGTGAAGGTCACAATCTACAAGAGCACTCCATCGTGCTAGTTCGCGGCGGTCGCGTAAAGGACCTACCGGGCGTTAAATACCACATCGTCCGCGGTGCGCTCGATACTGCAGGTGTTGCGAAACGAACCGTTGCAAGATCAAAATACGGTGCTAAACGACCTAAAAAATAG
- a CDS encoding DoxX family protein, with the protein MNMININFGLLFIRLGLGVCLLMHGIFKLTHGIDGVKSMLAARGIPDLVAYGAYVGEVLAPAMIIIGVFCRIGALLVIANVLMIIYVLHTPLSALTGVGGFELEIVYLYLSAAICLVICGGGEFVLIRD; encoded by the coding sequence ATGAATATGATCAACATAAATTTCGGTCTTTTATTTATCAGGTTGGGGCTTGGAGTTTGTCTTTTAATGCACGGAATTTTTAAGCTTACTCACGGCATAGACGGCGTAAAATCGATGCTGGCAGCCAGAGGAATTCCGGATTTAGTGGCTTACGGCGCATACGTAGGCGAGGTGCTGGCGCCAGCGATGATAATCATAGGCGTATTTTGCCGCATAGGCGCTCTGCTTGTGATCGCAAACGTGCTCATGATAATATATGTCCTACACACTCCGTTGAGCGCGCTTACCGGCGTGGGCGGATTTGAGCTTGAAATCGTATATCTGTATCTTTCCGCTGCGATCTGCTTAGTGATCTGCGGCGGCGGAGAGTTTGTACTGATTAGAGATTAA
- the rpoC gene encoding DNA-directed RNA polymerase subunit beta' — protein MSDNLNLERIEIKEDARVHDFDAFAIRLASPEQIKAWSHGEVKKPETINYRTLKPERDGLFCAKIFGPVRDYECICGKYKKMRYKGWKCEKCGVEITSSKVRRTRMGHIELVTPVAHIWYVNSLPSRIGTLLNIKMKDLERVLYYEAYIVENAGEAFYDNENSKKVEKYDVLNEEQYQSLKERFSQTGFVAKMGGQVIRDMLAELDLVEILSTLKQEMENTNSEAKKKTIVKRLKVVESFLNSGNKPEWMMITNLPVLPADLRPLVSLEGGKFAVSDVNDLYRRVINRNSRLKRLMELDAPEIIIRNEKRMLQEAVDALFDNGRRANAVKGANKRPLKSLSEIIKGKQGRFRQNLLGKRVDFSGRSVIVVGPNLRMDQCGLPKTMALELFKPHLIARLQEKGYATTVKQAKKMIENRINEVWECLEEVVKDHPVMLNRAPTLHKMSIQAFHPVLVEGKAIRLHPLVCAAFNADFDGDQMAVHVPLSQEAIAECKILMLSSMNILLPASGKPVAVPSQDMVLGIYYLSLEKPGAKGTNKIFANVDEVMLAVEANALDIHAKIKTMIDRRIIFTTAGRLIIKSILPSFIPDHLWNKIMKKKDIAELVDYVYKNGGLEISAEFLDNLKNLGFESATKAGVSISVSDIIVPKSKAGLVEEAKKQVREVQNQYGAGLLTDGERYNKTIDIWTSTSKKLADEMMKMMEKDKDGFNSIYMMADSGARGSAEQIKQLAGMRGLMSKPDGSIIETPITSNFREGLNVNEYFISTHGARKGLADTALKTANAGYLTRKLIDVAQNVRVTMHDCGTHEGIEVTEIVENGTQIESLADRIMGRVLSSDVIDPVSNEILFTEGTLLGVNEVRTIVDAGIKSVSIRTPITCKAEKGVCAKCYGVNLGEGKLVKPGEAVGIISAQSIGEPGTQLTLRTFHAGGTASTEQQDRQVIADKEGFIRYYNVKTYENGGKNIVMNRRNAAVLLVEPKIKAPITGKVSIDITHDDVNITLKGKKEEFKYTIRRHDLAKPTELAGVSGKVEGKFYIVFKDGETVGENDSLVEVIKEDWNIPTRIPFASELRVKDGEPVTQKIKAGANGTLKYFILKGDYLERLRDIKKGHVVSEKGMYVVISDENGREAIRHYIPRESVITYDDNSVVKSEDLIAKPKKDDRLIIAEWDPYSIPVAAECEGKISFEDIEPGYTATEQYDETTGQSRLVINEYLPQGVKPAIVVTPSKGEPIKYNLGPKTAIFTNKGDKVAMADILARTPKAAAKSKDITGGLPRVSELFEARRPKNTAIIADIDGTVRFDKALRAKERIVIEGEDGTSAEYLIDKSRQIQVRNGEFVHAGEKLTDGVISSHDVLRILGEKALHYYLISEIQQVYRSQGVVISDKHIEIIVSQMLRQVRIVDSGDTQLIVGDLISRRRFREENERIMKIGGEPAIAESVLLGVTRAAVGSDSVISAASFQETTKVLTEASIAGKFDRLEDLKENVILGRIIPVGTGLYKDKEVKLKK, from the coding sequence ATGAGCGATAATTTAAATTTAGAAAGAATAGAGATAAAAGAGGACGCTAGAGTCCACGACTTCGACGCGTTTGCAATCAGGCTTGCTAGTCCCGAGCAGATCAAGGCTTGGAGCCACGGCGAGGTCAAAAAGCCCGAAACCATCAATTACCGCACGCTCAAGCCGGAACGCGACGGACTTTTTTGCGCTAAAATTTTCGGCCCCGTAAGGGATTATGAGTGCATATGCGGCAAATATAAAAAGATGCGCTACAAAGGCTGGAAGTGCGAAAAGTGCGGCGTCGAGATCACGAGCTCGAAGGTTCGCCGCACTAGAATGGGGCATATCGAGCTGGTAACGCCGGTAGCGCATATTTGGTACGTAAATTCCTTGCCTAGCCGCATCGGTACGCTTCTAAATATCAAGATGAAAGATCTCGAGCGCGTACTTTACTACGAGGCGTATATCGTAGAGAATGCAGGCGAAGCGTTTTACGATAACGAAAATTCTAAAAAGGTCGAGAAATACGATGTTTTAAATGAGGAGCAGTATCAGAGCCTAAAAGAGCGCTTTTCGCAGACGGGCTTCGTCGCCAAAATGGGCGGTCAGGTGATCCGCGATATGCTAGCCGAGCTTGATTTGGTCGAAATTTTATCCACCCTTAAGCAGGAGATGGAAAATACCAACTCCGAAGCGAAGAAAAAAACCATCGTAAAGCGTCTAAAGGTCGTCGAGAGCTTTTTAAATTCCGGCAATAAGCCGGAGTGGATGATGATTACAAATCTTCCCGTACTACCTGCCGATCTACGCCCGCTCGTTAGCCTTGAGGGCGGAAAATTTGCGGTTTCTGACGTAAACGATCTATATCGCCGCGTCATAAATCGAAATTCTAGACTTAAAAGGCTGATGGAACTCGACGCACCCGAGATCATCATCCGCAATGAAAAACGAATGCTTCAAGAGGCGGTGGACGCGCTTTTTGACAACGGACGTCGCGCTAACGCCGTAAAGGGCGCCAATAAACGACCGCTTAAATCTCTAAGCGAGATCATTAAAGGCAAGCAAGGCCGCTTCCGTCAAAATTTGCTCGGCAAGCGCGTGGATTTTTCGGGCCGCTCCGTCATCGTCGTAGGTCCAAATTTACGCATGGATCAGTGTGGTCTGCCTAAGACGATGGCGCTTGAGCTATTCAAGCCGCATCTAATCGCACGCCTGCAAGAGAAGGGATACGCAACGACCGTTAAGCAGGCCAAAAAGATGATCGAAAATAGGATCAATGAAGTTTGGGAGTGCTTGGAGGAGGTCGTAAAGGATCACCCGGTTATGCTAAACCGCGCGCCGACGCTTCATAAGATGTCTATTCAGGCGTTTCATCCGGTGCTCGTCGAGGGTAAGGCGATCAGGCTGCATCCGCTAGTCTGCGCCGCGTTCAACGCTGACTTCGACGGCGATCAGATGGCTGTGCATGTACCGCTTAGTCAAGAGGCGATCGCGGAATGCAAAATTTTAATGCTAAGCTCGATGAACATCTTGCTTCCCGCGAGCGGAAAGCCCGTCGCAGTGCCTAGCCAGGATATGGTTTTAGGAATTTATTATCTAAGCCTCGAAAAGCCGGGTGCAAAAGGAACAAATAAAATTTTTGCAAACGTCGATGAAGTAATGCTCGCCGTGGAGGCAAACGCCCTAGACATCCACGCTAAGATCAAAACGATGATCGATCGCCGCATCATCTTTACGACCGCGGGCCGCTTGATCATTAAATCGATCCTGCCTAGCTTTATTCCGGATCATCTTTGGAATAAGATCATGAAGAAGAAGGATATCGCCGAGCTTGTCGATTACGTCTATAAAAACGGCGGCCTTGAGATAAGTGCGGAATTTTTGGATAACCTTAAAAATTTAGGCTTTGAATCCGCGACTAAAGCGGGCGTTTCGATCTCCGTTTCGGATATCATCGTGCCGAAGTCCAAAGCGGGTCTTGTAGAAGAGGCTAAAAAGCAGGTGCGAGAGGTTCAGAACCAATACGGCGCGGGTTTGCTAACCGACGGCGAGCGCTATAATAAAACCATCGACATCTGGACCAGCACCAGCAAGAAGCTAGCCGATGAGATGATGAAGATGATGGAGAAGGACAAGGACGGCTTTAATTCTATTTATATGATGGCCGATAGCGGCGCGCGAGGTAGCGCGGAGCAGATCAAGCAGCTAGCGGGCATGAGAGGTCTGATGAGTAAGCCGGACGGCTCGATCATCGAAACGCCGATCACTTCAAATTTTAGAGAGGGTCTGAACGTAAACGAGTACTTCATCTCGACTCACGGCGCGCGTAAAGGTCTTGCCGATACGGCGCTTAAGACCGCAAATGCGGGATATCTAACGCGAAAGCTGATTGATGTTGCGCAAAATGTCAGGGTTACAATGCATGACTGCGGTACGCACGAGGGTATCGAGGTTACTGAGATTGTAGAGAACGGAACGCAAATAGAAAGCCTAGCCGATAGGATTATGGGTAGGGTGCTAAGCTCGGATGTGATTGATCCGGTGTCGAATGAAATTTTATTCACCGAAGGCACGCTTCTAGGCGTTAATGAGGTACGCACCATAGTCGATGCCGGCATCAAATCCGTAAGCATCCGTACGCCTATTACGTGCAAGGCTGAAAAAGGGGTTTGCGCGAAGTGCTATGGCGTAAATTTAGGCGAGGGCAAGCTAGTAAAACCTGGTGAAGCGGTCGGTATCATATCGGCGCAATCAATCGGCGAACCGGGCACGCAGCTTACGCTACGAACCTTCCACGCCGGCGGTACCGCATCTACCGAGCAGCAAGATCGTCAAGTAATCGCCGATAAGGAAGGCTTTATCAGATACTACAACGTAAAGACCTATGAAAACGGCGGCAAAAATATCGTAATGAACCGCAGAAACGCTGCGGTGCTTTTGGTAGAGCCTAAGATCAAAGCTCCAATTACCGGTAAGGTAAGTATTGATATAACTCACGACGACGTAAATATAACGCTAAAAGGTAAGAAAGAAGAATTTAAATATACTATCCGACGCCACGATCTAGCCAAGCCTACTGAGCTTGCTGGCGTAAGCGGTAAAGTTGAGGGGAAATTCTACATCGTATTTAAAGACGGCGAAACCGTTGGAGAAAATGATAGTTTAGTAGAGGTTATAAAAGAAGACTGGAATATCCCTACTCGAATTCCGTTTGCCAGCGAACTTCGCGTCAAAGACGGCGAGCCGGTAACTCAAAAGATCAAAGCGGGAGCAAATGGTACGCTTAAGTATTTCATCCTAAAGGGCGATTATTTAGAGAGGTTAAGAGATATCAAAAAAGGTCACGTCGTAAGCGAGAAGGGTATGTACGTAGTCATCTCCGATGAAAACGGCAGAGAGGCAATCCGCCACTATATACCGCGCGAATCTGTCATTACCTATGATGATAATAGCGTCGTAAAAAGCGAAGATCTTATCGCCAAGCCTAAAAAAGATGATCGATTGATCATCGCCGAGTGGGATCCGTATTCTATCCCGGTGGCTGCAGAGTGCGAGGGCAAGATCAGCTTTGAGGATATCGAGCCGGGATACACCGCTACGGAGCAATATGACGAGACTACCGGCCAGAGCCGCTTGGTCATCAACGAGTATCTGCCTCAAGGCGTTAAACCGGCCATCGTCGTTACTCCTAGCAAGGGAGAGCCTATCAAATATAATCTAGGACCGAAGACCGCCATATTTACGAACAAGGGAGATAAGGTCGCTATGGCGGATATCTTGGCTAGGACGCCGAAAGCGGCTGCGAAGTCGAAAGACATCACCGGCGGTTTGCCGCGCGTATCGGAGCTATTTGAGGCGCGCCGTCCTAAAAATACCGCGATCATCGCGGACATCGACGGAACCGTCCGCTTTGATAAAGCTTTGCGCGCGAAAGAGCGCATCGTAATCGAGGGAGAGGACGGAACGAGCGCCGAGTATCTAATCGATAAAAGCCGCCAGATCCAAGTGCGGAACGGTGAATTCGTCCACGCAGGCGAGAAGCTTACCGACGGAGTTATCAGCTCACACGATGTGCTTAGAATTTTAGGTGAAAAGGCGCTGCATTACTATCTGATAAGCGAAATTCAACAGGTTTATCGCTCTCAAGGCGTCGTCATCAGTGATAAGCATATCGAGATTATCGTATCTCAGATGCTCCGCCAGGTCCGAATCGTCGATAGTGGCGATACTCAGCTAATCGTCGGCGATCTCATTAGCCGTCGTAGATTTAGAGAAGAAAACGAGCGCATTATGAAAATTGGTGGTGAGCCTGCGATCGCAGAGTCCGTACTGCTGGGCGTAACTCGTGCGGCCGTTGGAAGCGATAGCGTCATTTCGGCAGCGTCTTTCCAAGAGACTACGAAGGTTCTAACCGAGGCTAGTATCGCGGGTAAATTTGACCGATTAGAGGACTTAAAAGAAAACGTCATCCTAGGTCGTATAATCCCTGTGGGAACGGGTCTGTATAAAGATAAGGAAGTTAAACTCAAAAAATAA